The Gasterosteus aculeatus chromosome 17, fGasAcu3.hap1.1, whole genome shotgun sequence genome includes a window with the following:
- the LOC120835796 gene encoding immunoglobulin-like and fibronectin type III domain-containing protein 1 isoform X1 translates to MFRRTKVIDGTATGQDPAAENVREVGIKKKSSVPGVMITQYIEELPEGKSHPDFTRKPIALTIQEGKFAFFKAIVIGDPQPTVTWDRNNGDVSDTSRYQTKYDPNTNEHTFEMPNVMPDQADTYKCFAKNEYGQAIVTVVLNVIAVGFKKNKAQPEPAEAPGGNFKSVLKRRSKILPASEQPERKEGEIDPKFWEILISSDKKDYESICAEFGVTDFRWMLKTLNEMKKEREEEQAEFVSSLSNLRHIRVNSDNTASFELDMDLIEPSTSLYLYKDGVMVPYTKELGDSMKHSLKLVGKKYIFSVRDLMPDDAGLYQLDVGDVNVFSTDFKVPPVDFLVKIQEVKATEREDAVFECVLSNPFSKILWFGKNLPLEQGDKYDIQVSEDKLIHKLVVKDCLIVDKGIYSACAGIKSCNAWLVVEADKDAQKGKKAARKTTRAGGSGMDLQKVAQEQQTKLAKDREERKEQIKAASVAPPPAPTAAEPEATKELSDVSEPAAVVEVATAEPRITGKLSDICVLRGNPAELTVEMSMDCSGTWFKDGEPLNSGAGVTTTKSGTRHKLRIQSCKDDDSGVYRFVSGDQSTQAKVTVGGAPEFDPDDLYKFSKPVIIRVGQNAAFKMPFPPQGNLEVRWFRDGTEIKDGGGVKIAREPNHSRLLLRDCLRTDAGEIKIQLKNPFGAMEATSRLIVLDRPGPPEGPVETVETTSSLIEIKWSPPKDDGGSAVTNYIIERQQAGQALWTKLGDVSADKTSIRDRNVTHGKKYSYRICAQNPEGLSDALETADSIMAGIMILSGPPGAPAVVSASKTCINLTWTPPEDDRGVPIIGYQLEKRKKDTNLWIALNALNEPIEDVKYAVKEVTEGAEYEFRVSAINESGAGDPSPPSAMACAKNPNMRPCFKDPEDFIVVRAGNSARVKVCYEGEPPPQITWLKDDEPISPWINVINTEGTSQLVIPSSKRSDSAIYTIKAKNSMGEASFDIEVRVTDEPKAPGPVELEQSVTGKVVVSWAPSPDQELDDRLYYVVSQRDSATRSWKNVADRLFANTHTVNNILPGVQYHFRIFAKNDMGLSDPSQSPTWGANSNRVPIPSKGLKSSGVSFERPPSILVPLKVHAPPKGYQLYMTCAVRGCPTPTVSWYLDDVCINFDKDYYITNSFGVCSIYILRVRSKDSGVYKVVAVNSFGQAQCSTKLAVRD, encoded by the exons ATGTTTAGAAGAACAAAAGTGATTGATGGGACAGCCACTGGACAAG ATCCTGCGGCAGAAAATGTTAGAGAAG TGGGGATAAAGAAAAAGTCCAGTGTCCCCGGGGTGATGATTACGCAGTATATTGAGGAGCTGCCAGAAGGAAAGAGCCATCCAGACTTCACCCGCAAGCCCATTGCTCTAACCATCCAAGAGG gcaaatttgctttttttaaagcgatTGTCATTGGAGACCCCCAGCCGACCGTTACATGGGACAGAAACAACGGAGACGTCTCTGACACGTCGAGATATCAGACTAAATACGATCCCAATACCAATGAGCACACATTTGAG ATGCCGAATGTCATGCCAGATCAGGCAGATACCTATAAATGCTTTGCCAAAAACGAATACGGACAGGCCATAGTCACAGTAGTTCTAAACGTGATTGCAG TTGGTTTCAAAAAGAACAAAGCCCAGCCAGAACCGGCTGAGGCCCCCGGTGGGAATTTTAAGTCTGTGCTGAAAAGGAGAAG TAAGATCCTACCAGCGTCTGAGCAAcctgagagaaaagagggagagatcGATCCTAAATTTTGGGAGATCCTAATCAGCTCTGATAAAAAAGACTACGAGAGCATCTGTGCAGAGTTTGGAGTGACTGACTTCCGTTGGATGCTGAAGACACTTaatgaaatgaagaaagaaagggaggaagaacaAGCTGAG TTTGTCAGCAGCCTGTCCAACTTGAGACACATACGAGTCAATTCAGATAATACTGCATCCTTTGAGCTCGACATGGACCTCATAGAACCGAGCACCTCTTTATACCTGTACAAG GATGGTGTAATGGTTCCATATACAAAAGAGCTGGGAGATTCAATGAAGCACAGTCTTAAACTAGTGGGGAAAAAGTATATTTTCAGCGTGAGGGACCTCATGCCGGACGATGCCGGACTGTACCAGCTGGATGTAGGGGATGTGAATGTGTTTTCCACTGATTTTAAAG TCCCCCCGGTGGACTTCTTGGTGAAAATTCAGGAAGTGAAAGCAACGGAGAGAGAAGATGCTGTTTTCGAGTGTGTCCTGTCTAATCCCTTCTCCAAGATTCTGTGGTTTGGCAAGAATTTACCTCTGGAACAAGGAGATAAATATGATATCCAGGTTTCAGAAGACAAGCTCATTCACAAACTGGTGGTCAAAGACTGCTTGATTGTAGACAAAGGAATTTATTCTGCCTGTGCAGGAATAAAATCTTGCAATGCCTGGCTTGTTGTTGAAG CTGATAAAGATGCACAAAAGGGCAAAAAAGCAGCAAGGAAAACCACAAGGGCAGGAGGATCTGGGATGGACCTGCAGAAGGTCGCCCAAGAGCAGCAAACAAAATTAGCAAAGGacagagaagaaaggaaagaacaGATTAAAGCTGCATCAGTTGCACCACCTCCTGCACCCACTGCGGCTGAACCAGAGGCGACGAAAGAGCTAA GCGATGTGAGCGAACCAGCAGCAGTCGTGGAGGTAGCAACCGCTG AGCCTCGAATTACCGGAAAACTTTCCGATATTTGTGTTCTTCGTGGAAATCCAGCCGAGTTAACGGTAGAGATGAGCATGGACTGCAGCGGCACCTGGTTTAAAGACGGAGAGCCG TTAAACTCGGGTGCTGGGGTCACCACGACCAAGTCTGGAACCCGTCACAAGCTGAGAATTCAAAGCTGCAAAGACGATGACTCTGGAGTCTATCGTTTTGTATCGGGAGATCAGAGCACACAAGCAAAGGTCACCGTCGGAG GTGCACCCGAATTTGACCCGGACGACCTCTACAAGTTCTCCAAGCCTGTGATCATACGAGTTGGCCAGAACGCTGCTTTCAAGATGCCCTTTCCTCCTCAGGGGAATTTGGAGGTCCGTTGGTTCAGGGACGGCACCGAGATCAAAGACGGAGGGGGAGTTAAGATCGCGAGGGAGCCCAATCACAGCCGGCTGCTGCTCAGAGACTGCCTGCGGACGGACGCCGGGGAAATAAAGATCCAACTCAAAAACCCATTCGGGGCTATGGAGGCCACATCTAGGCTTATTGTGCTCG ATCGGCCGGGTCCTCCCGAGGGTCCAGTGGAGACTGTTGAAACAACCTCGTCTTTAATTGAGATCAAATGGAGCCCTCCCAAAGACGACGGCGGCTCCGCTGTCACCAACTACATCATAGAACGGCAACAGGCAGGACAAGCTCTGTGGACCAAACTTGGGGACGTCTCGGCTGACAAGACCTCCATCAGAGACAGGAATGTGACTCACGGGAAGAAATATAGCTACCGGATCTGTGCACAAAACCCAGAGGGCCTCAGTGACGCGCTGGAGACGGCTGATAGCATTATGGCAGGCATAATGA TCCTCTCCGGTCCACCTGGAGCCCCCGCTGTGGTGAGTGCCTCCAAAACCTGCATCAACTTGACTtggacccccccagaggacgaCAGAGGAGTACCGATCATCGGTTACCAACTGGAGAAACGGAAGAAGGACACAAACCTTTGGATTGCCCTGAATGCACTCAATGAACCGATTGAAG ACGTGAAATATGCAGTTAAAGAGGTCACGGAGGGAGCAGAGTACGAGTTCAGGGTTTCAGCTATTAATGAGTCCGGCGCAGGAGATCCGAGCCCTCCCTCTGCAATGGCGTGTGCAAAGAACCCCAACA TGAGACCTTGTTTTAAAGACCCAGAGGACTTCATTGTTGTCAGAGCAGGAAATTCAGCGCGTGTCAAAGTTTGCTATGAG GGCGAACCGCCACCTCAGATCACTTGGCTGAAGGACGATGAGCCAATATCCCCGTGGATTAATGTCATCAATACAGAGGGAACGTCTCAGCTTGTTATCCCCTCATCAAAGCGCTCAGATTCAGCCATCTACACTATTAAAGCCAAAAACTCCATGGGTGAGGCTTCATTCGACATTGAGGTCAGAGTCACAG ACGAACCCAAAGCTCCAGGGCCGGTGGAGCTGGAGCAATCAGTCACCGGCAAAGTGGTGGTATCCTGGGCTCCTTCTCCGGACCAGGAGCTCGACGACCGCCTTTACTACGTGGTGTCTCAACGCGACTCCGCCACCAGGTCGTGGAAGAACGTGGCAGACCGCCTCTTCGCTAACACGCACACAGTCAACAACATCCTCCCTGGGGTTCAGTACCATTTCCGGATCTTTGCCAAGAATGATATGGGCCTCTCAGATCCATCGCAGTCCCCTACATGGGGTGCGAACAGCAACAGAG TTCCAATACCTTCAAAAGGACTTAAATCATCAGGGGTCAGCTTTGAGAGGCCTCCGTCCATCTTGGTGCCTCTGAAGGTCCACGCGCCGCCTAAAGGTTACCAACTGTACATGACCTGCGCTGTCCGCGGATGCCCCACGCCCACCGTGTCCTGGTACCTGGACGACGTCTGCATCAACTTCGACAAGGACTACTACATCACCAACTCATTCGGCGTGTGCTCCATCTACATCCTCAGAGTGCGGTCCAAAGACAGCGGCGTCTATAAAGTGGTTGCGGTCAACTCTTTTGGCCAGGCGCAGTGTTCTACCAAGCTCGCTGTTAGAG ATTGA
- the LOC120835796 gene encoding immunoglobulin-like and fibronectin type III domain-containing protein 1 isoform X2, translating to MFRRTKVIDGTATGQVGIKKKSSVPGVMITQYIEELPEGKSHPDFTRKPIALTIQEGKFAFFKAIVIGDPQPTVTWDRNNGDVSDTSRYQTKYDPNTNEHTFEMPNVMPDQADTYKCFAKNEYGQAIVTVVLNVIAVGFKKNKAQPEPAEAPGGNFKSVLKRRSKILPASEQPERKEGEIDPKFWEILISSDKKDYESICAEFGVTDFRWMLKTLNEMKKEREEEQAEFVSSLSNLRHIRVNSDNTASFELDMDLIEPSTSLYLYKDGVMVPYTKELGDSMKHSLKLVGKKYIFSVRDLMPDDAGLYQLDVGDVNVFSTDFKVPPVDFLVKIQEVKATEREDAVFECVLSNPFSKILWFGKNLPLEQGDKYDIQVSEDKLIHKLVVKDCLIVDKGIYSACAGIKSCNAWLVVEADKDAQKGKKAARKTTRAGGSGMDLQKVAQEQQTKLAKDREERKEQIKAASVAPPPAPTAAEPEATKELSDVSEPAAVVEVATAEPRITGKLSDICVLRGNPAELTVEMSMDCSGTWFKDGEPLNSGAGVTTTKSGTRHKLRIQSCKDDDSGVYRFVSGDQSTQAKVTVGGAPEFDPDDLYKFSKPVIIRVGQNAAFKMPFPPQGNLEVRWFRDGTEIKDGGGVKIAREPNHSRLLLRDCLRTDAGEIKIQLKNPFGAMEATSRLIVLDRPGPPEGPVETVETTSSLIEIKWSPPKDDGGSAVTNYIIERQQAGQALWTKLGDVSADKTSIRDRNVTHGKKYSYRICAQNPEGLSDALETADSIMAGIMILSGPPGAPAVVSASKTCINLTWTPPEDDRGVPIIGYQLEKRKKDTNLWIALNALNEPIEDVKYAVKEVTEGAEYEFRVSAINESGAGDPSPPSAMACAKNPNMRPCFKDPEDFIVVRAGNSARVKVCYEGEPPPQITWLKDDEPISPWINVINTEGTSQLVIPSSKRSDSAIYTIKAKNSMGEASFDIEVRVTDEPKAPGPVELEQSVTGKVVVSWAPSPDQELDDRLYYVVSQRDSATRSWKNVADRLFANTHTVNNILPGVQYHFRIFAKNDMGLSDPSQSPTWGANSNRVPIPSKGLKSSGVSFERPPSILVPLKVHAPPKGYQLYMTCAVRGCPTPTVSWYLDDVCINFDKDYYITNSFGVCSIYILRVRSKDSGVYKVVAVNSFGQAQCSTKLAVRD from the exons ATGTTTAGAAGAACAAAAGTGATTGATGGGACAGCCACTGGACAAG TGGGGATAAAGAAAAAGTCCAGTGTCCCCGGGGTGATGATTACGCAGTATATTGAGGAGCTGCCAGAAGGAAAGAGCCATCCAGACTTCACCCGCAAGCCCATTGCTCTAACCATCCAAGAGG gcaaatttgctttttttaaagcgatTGTCATTGGAGACCCCCAGCCGACCGTTACATGGGACAGAAACAACGGAGACGTCTCTGACACGTCGAGATATCAGACTAAATACGATCCCAATACCAATGAGCACACATTTGAG ATGCCGAATGTCATGCCAGATCAGGCAGATACCTATAAATGCTTTGCCAAAAACGAATACGGACAGGCCATAGTCACAGTAGTTCTAAACGTGATTGCAG TTGGTTTCAAAAAGAACAAAGCCCAGCCAGAACCGGCTGAGGCCCCCGGTGGGAATTTTAAGTCTGTGCTGAAAAGGAGAAG TAAGATCCTACCAGCGTCTGAGCAAcctgagagaaaagagggagagatcGATCCTAAATTTTGGGAGATCCTAATCAGCTCTGATAAAAAAGACTACGAGAGCATCTGTGCAGAGTTTGGAGTGACTGACTTCCGTTGGATGCTGAAGACACTTaatgaaatgaagaaagaaagggaggaagaacaAGCTGAG TTTGTCAGCAGCCTGTCCAACTTGAGACACATACGAGTCAATTCAGATAATACTGCATCCTTTGAGCTCGACATGGACCTCATAGAACCGAGCACCTCTTTATACCTGTACAAG GATGGTGTAATGGTTCCATATACAAAAGAGCTGGGAGATTCAATGAAGCACAGTCTTAAACTAGTGGGGAAAAAGTATATTTTCAGCGTGAGGGACCTCATGCCGGACGATGCCGGACTGTACCAGCTGGATGTAGGGGATGTGAATGTGTTTTCCACTGATTTTAAAG TCCCCCCGGTGGACTTCTTGGTGAAAATTCAGGAAGTGAAAGCAACGGAGAGAGAAGATGCTGTTTTCGAGTGTGTCCTGTCTAATCCCTTCTCCAAGATTCTGTGGTTTGGCAAGAATTTACCTCTGGAACAAGGAGATAAATATGATATCCAGGTTTCAGAAGACAAGCTCATTCACAAACTGGTGGTCAAAGACTGCTTGATTGTAGACAAAGGAATTTATTCTGCCTGTGCAGGAATAAAATCTTGCAATGCCTGGCTTGTTGTTGAAG CTGATAAAGATGCACAAAAGGGCAAAAAAGCAGCAAGGAAAACCACAAGGGCAGGAGGATCTGGGATGGACCTGCAGAAGGTCGCCCAAGAGCAGCAAACAAAATTAGCAAAGGacagagaagaaaggaaagaacaGATTAAAGCTGCATCAGTTGCACCACCTCCTGCACCCACTGCGGCTGAACCAGAGGCGACGAAAGAGCTAA GCGATGTGAGCGAACCAGCAGCAGTCGTGGAGGTAGCAACCGCTG AGCCTCGAATTACCGGAAAACTTTCCGATATTTGTGTTCTTCGTGGAAATCCAGCCGAGTTAACGGTAGAGATGAGCATGGACTGCAGCGGCACCTGGTTTAAAGACGGAGAGCCG TTAAACTCGGGTGCTGGGGTCACCACGACCAAGTCTGGAACCCGTCACAAGCTGAGAATTCAAAGCTGCAAAGACGATGACTCTGGAGTCTATCGTTTTGTATCGGGAGATCAGAGCACACAAGCAAAGGTCACCGTCGGAG GTGCACCCGAATTTGACCCGGACGACCTCTACAAGTTCTCCAAGCCTGTGATCATACGAGTTGGCCAGAACGCTGCTTTCAAGATGCCCTTTCCTCCTCAGGGGAATTTGGAGGTCCGTTGGTTCAGGGACGGCACCGAGATCAAAGACGGAGGGGGAGTTAAGATCGCGAGGGAGCCCAATCACAGCCGGCTGCTGCTCAGAGACTGCCTGCGGACGGACGCCGGGGAAATAAAGATCCAACTCAAAAACCCATTCGGGGCTATGGAGGCCACATCTAGGCTTATTGTGCTCG ATCGGCCGGGTCCTCCCGAGGGTCCAGTGGAGACTGTTGAAACAACCTCGTCTTTAATTGAGATCAAATGGAGCCCTCCCAAAGACGACGGCGGCTCCGCTGTCACCAACTACATCATAGAACGGCAACAGGCAGGACAAGCTCTGTGGACCAAACTTGGGGACGTCTCGGCTGACAAGACCTCCATCAGAGACAGGAATGTGACTCACGGGAAGAAATATAGCTACCGGATCTGTGCACAAAACCCAGAGGGCCTCAGTGACGCGCTGGAGACGGCTGATAGCATTATGGCAGGCATAATGA TCCTCTCCGGTCCACCTGGAGCCCCCGCTGTGGTGAGTGCCTCCAAAACCTGCATCAACTTGACTtggacccccccagaggacgaCAGAGGAGTACCGATCATCGGTTACCAACTGGAGAAACGGAAGAAGGACACAAACCTTTGGATTGCCCTGAATGCACTCAATGAACCGATTGAAG ACGTGAAATATGCAGTTAAAGAGGTCACGGAGGGAGCAGAGTACGAGTTCAGGGTTTCAGCTATTAATGAGTCCGGCGCAGGAGATCCGAGCCCTCCCTCTGCAATGGCGTGTGCAAAGAACCCCAACA TGAGACCTTGTTTTAAAGACCCAGAGGACTTCATTGTTGTCAGAGCAGGAAATTCAGCGCGTGTCAAAGTTTGCTATGAG GGCGAACCGCCACCTCAGATCACTTGGCTGAAGGACGATGAGCCAATATCCCCGTGGATTAATGTCATCAATACAGAGGGAACGTCTCAGCTTGTTATCCCCTCATCAAAGCGCTCAGATTCAGCCATCTACACTATTAAAGCCAAAAACTCCATGGGTGAGGCTTCATTCGACATTGAGGTCAGAGTCACAG ACGAACCCAAAGCTCCAGGGCCGGTGGAGCTGGAGCAATCAGTCACCGGCAAAGTGGTGGTATCCTGGGCTCCTTCTCCGGACCAGGAGCTCGACGACCGCCTTTACTACGTGGTGTCTCAACGCGACTCCGCCACCAGGTCGTGGAAGAACGTGGCAGACCGCCTCTTCGCTAACACGCACACAGTCAACAACATCCTCCCTGGGGTTCAGTACCATTTCCGGATCTTTGCCAAGAATGATATGGGCCTCTCAGATCCATCGCAGTCCCCTACATGGGGTGCGAACAGCAACAGAG TTCCAATACCTTCAAAAGGACTTAAATCATCAGGGGTCAGCTTTGAGAGGCCTCCGTCCATCTTGGTGCCTCTGAAGGTCCACGCGCCGCCTAAAGGTTACCAACTGTACATGACCTGCGCTGTCCGCGGATGCCCCACGCCCACCGTGTCCTGGTACCTGGACGACGTCTGCATCAACTTCGACAAGGACTACTACATCACCAACTCATTCGGCGTGTGCTCCATCTACATCCTCAGAGTGCGGTCCAAAGACAGCGGCGTCTATAAAGTGGTTGCGGTCAACTCTTTTGGCCAGGCGCAGTGTTCTACCAAGCTCGCTGTTAGAG ATTGA